The Sphingobacteriaceae bacterium genome has a segment encoding these proteins:
- a CDS encoding PhoH family protein — protein sequence MALKSKKASIGARKIFVLDTSVIIYDHTAIKNFAEHDVVIPITVLEELDNFKKGNDTKNYAAREFTRYVDKLSGKNSLQDWTPINGPNRGKFKIEMHSKSTVNAEKIFDDRKADHRILNTALYVSEQNPGRKVILVTKDINLRIKAKGLNLQAEDYETGKIKEVDELYSGYSEINKVDNNNIAAIYNQGNCKASAVLKKTKSLPNQYYILKNGSQSVLARYNQEEETMERVIKTAAFGVIPKNAEQSFALDAIMNPDIKLVTIQGVAGTGKTLLSLAGALELRRNYHQIYLARPIVPLSNKDIGYLPGDVNSKLNPYMEPLWDNLKYIRSQFSEKDKEHKQLNEMVESQKLVVCPLAYIRGRSLSNVFFIVDEAQNLTPHEVKTIITRAGENTKIVFTGDVHQIDTPYLDAQSNGLSYLIDKVKGQPLYAHITLEKGERSALANLANDLL from the coding sequence ATGGCTTTAAAATCTAAAAAGGCAAGTATCGGAGCACGAAAAATCTTTGTTTTGGATACCTCTGTTATCATCTACGACCACACCGCAATTAAAAATTTTGCAGAACATGATGTGGTTATACCTATAACTGTTTTGGAAGAACTGGACAACTTCAAAAAAGGAAACGATACTAAAAACTACGCGGCCAGAGAATTCACGAGATATGTAGACAAATTAAGCGGTAAAAACTCTTTACAAGACTGGACACCCATAAATGGTCCGAATAGAGGAAAGTTTAAAATCGAAATGCATTCGAAAAGCACCGTAAACGCCGAAAAGATTTTTGATGATCGAAAAGCTGATCATCGTATATTAAACACGGCTTTATACGTTTCAGAACAGAATCCCGGCAGAAAAGTTATTTTAGTAACTAAGGATATTAATTTACGCATTAAAGCAAAAGGATTGAATTTGCAAGCGGAAGATTATGAAACCGGTAAAATAAAAGAGGTAGATGAATTATATAGCGGATATTCTGAAATTAATAAGGTAGACAATAACAATATTGCGGCCATTTATAATCAAGGAAATTGTAAAGCCAGCGCTGTGCTAAAAAAGACAAAAAGCTTACCTAATCAATACTATATTTTAAAAAACGGATCGCAAAGTGTTTTAGCCAGATATAATCAAGAAGAGGAAACCATGGAGCGTGTAATTAAAACCGCGGCTTTTGGTGTAATTCCAAAAAATGCAGAGCAGTCTTTTGCATTAGATGCAATCATGAATCCGGATATTAAGTTGGTTACAATTCAAGGGGTAGCCGGTACCGGAAAAACTTTATTATCGCTGGCCGGCGCTTTGGAGCTAAGAAGAAACTACCATCAAATATATTTAGCGCGCCCAATTGTTCCCTTGAGTAATAAGGATATTGGTTATTTACCGGGAGATGTAAATAGTAAGTTGAATCCTTACATGGAACCGCTTTGGGATAATTTAAAATATATAAGAAGTCAGTTTAGTGAAAAGGATAAAGAGCATAAACAGCTCAATGAGATGGTGGAATCTCAAAAATTAGTGGTTTGTCCATTAGCTTATATACGCGGAAGAAGTTTAAGTAATGTTTTTTTTATTGTGGATGAAGCGCAGAACTTAACGCCACACGAAGTAAAAACCATTATTACGCGGGCGGGGGAGAATACCAAAATTGTTTTTACAGGCGATGTTCATCAAATAGATACTCCATACTTAGATGCACAAAGTAATGGCCTAAGTTATTTGATTGATAAGGTTAAAGGACAACCGCTTTATGCGCATATTACTTTAGAAAAAGGAGAGAGAAGTGCATTAGCTAATTTGGCGAATGATTTATTGTAA
- the typA gene encoding translational GTPase TypA — MSRIKNIAIIAHVDHGKTTLVDKILHTCKLFRENQATGELILDNNDLERERGITILAKNVSVQYKGTKINIIDTPGHADFGGEVERVMNMADGVLLLVDAFEGPMPQTRFVTQKAISAGKKAILVINKVDKPNCRPDEVHDQVFDLFFNLEATEDQLDFPTVYGSSKQGWMGPDYKNPTEDITYLLDVILEKIPDAPVREGTLQIQITSLDYSSFIGRIAIGRVYRGTIKENMPVSVVKRDGRILKSRVKELFVFDGLGKIKVTEVCAGDICAFTGIEGFEIGDTVADFENPEGLPVINIDEPTMSMLFTINNSPFFGKDGKYVTSRHLRDRLMKELEKNLALRVEETGSPDSYLVFGRGILHLSVLIETMRREGYELQVGQPQVIVKEIDGVKCEPVEVLTIDVPQESSSKVIDLVTQRKGDMLIMEPKGDLIHIEFEIPSRGIIGLRNNILTATAGEAIMAHRFKAFEPWKGVIPNRIAGVLLSKERGTSVAYSIDKLQDRGKFFIDPGEEIYPGMVVGEHIRPDDLVINLCGEKKLTNMRASGTDEKMRIAPKVKFSLEEAMEYIQGDEYVEITPNNIRMRKIILDENERKRVSKHAEA; from the coding sequence ATGTCAAGGATTAAAAACATTGCAATTATTGCCCACGTTGACCACGGTAAAACTACTTTGGTTGACAAAATTTTACATACCTGTAAGCTGTTTAGAGAAAATCAAGCAACCGGTGAACTTATCCTTGATAATAATGACCTGGAAAGAGAGCGGGGAATTACTATCCTCGCAAAAAATGTTTCCGTTCAATATAAAGGAACTAAAATTAATATTATTGATACGCCTGGCCACGCCGATTTTGGAGGTGAAGTAGAACGTGTAATGAATATGGCTGATGGGGTATTATTATTAGTGGATGCTTTTGAAGGTCCCATGCCTCAAACCCGATTTGTTACTCAAAAAGCAATTAGTGCCGGTAAAAAAGCAATTTTAGTAATTAATAAAGTAGATAAGCCGAATTGTCGCCCCGATGAGGTACATGATCAGGTTTTTGATTTGTTTTTTAATTTGGAAGCAACGGAAGATCAACTTGATTTTCCAACAGTTTACGGTTCAAGTAAACAAGGTTGGATGGGTCCGGATTACAAAAACCCTACGGAAGATATTACGTACTTACTAGATGTGATTCTTGAAAAAATTCCGGATGCTCCGGTTCGCGAAGGAACTTTACAAATTCAAATCACTTCTTTAGATTATTCTTCTTTTATTGGAAGGATTGCAATCGGACGTGTTTATCGCGGAACAATTAAGGAGAATATGCCGGTTAGCGTGGTTAAACGTGACGGAAGAATTTTAAAATCGAGAGTGAAAGAACTTTTTGTTTTTGATGGTTTAGGAAAAATTAAAGTAACTGAAGTTTGCGCAGGAGATATTTGTGCATTTACCGGCATTGAAGGTTTTGAGATTGGCGATACTGTTGCGGATTTCGAAAACCCTGAAGGTTTGCCGGTAATAAATATCGATGAACCAACGATGAGTATGTTATTTACCATTAATAACTCACCATTTTTTGGTAAGGACGGAAAATATGTAACATCTCGTCACTTACGTGATCGTTTAATGAAAGAACTTGAAAAAAATCTAGCATTAAGAGTGGAAGAAACAGGTTCGCCGGATTCATACTTAGTTTTTGGAAGAGGAATTCTTCACTTATCGGTATTAATTGAAACTATGCGCCGTGAAGGGTATGAATTGCAAGTAGGCCAACCACAGGTAATAGTTAAAGAAATAGATGGAGTAAAATGTGAACCCGTTGAAGTGCTCACCATTGATGTTCCACAAGAATCTTCTAGTAAAGTAATTGATTTAGTTACACAACGAAAAGGGGATATGCTTATTATGGAACCGAAAGGTGACTTAATACACATTGAATTTGAAATTCCAAGTCGCGGTATAATTGGTTTAAGAAATAATATTTTAACCGCCACTGCCGGAGAGGCAATCATGGCTCATCGTTTTAAAGCTTTTGAACCTTGGAAGGGAGTAATACCAAATCGCATTGCCGGAGTTTTATTAAGTAAAGAAAGAGGAACTTCCGTAGCCTACAGTATTGATAAATTACAGGATAGAGGAAAATTCTTTATTGATCCGGGTGAAGAAATTTATCCGGGAATGGTAGTGGGTGAGCATATTCGTCCTGACGATTTAGTGATTAATCTTTGCGGAGAAAAAAAATTAACCAATATGCGTGCAAGCGGTACAGATGAAAAAATGAGAATTGCACCTAAAGTAAAATTCAGTTTAGAAGAGGCTATGGAATATATTCAAGGTGATGAATATGTAGAAATTACACCAAATAATATTCGTATGCGCAAAATTATTTTAGATGAAAACGAACGTAAACGTGTTTCTAAACATGCCGAGGCATAA
- a CDS encoding carbohydrate binding family 9 domain-containing protein, translating to MPLISHTQVKELKAIRIYKTPKIDGLDADSCWNGVDIAKNFIQRDLHPGVESELETEVKLVYDDDAIYIFAKCFDTSTDSILKELSVRDNEANAELFGVFLDTYNDDINAFGFFVTSAGTQIDARYSENNQDFNWNAVWLSEVKINGNGWYIEMKIPYSAIRFSDKEQQTWGINFIRKIRRKRENSFWNPIDPKIAALVRQFGDLTGIENIKPPVRLSLTPYVAGIANHYPHQDKDIKDFTYNMSGGMDVKYGINDAFTLDMTLVPDFSQVQSDNQVLNLTQFEVQFQERRPFFTEGTELFNKGGLFYSRRVGGVPYDAGRIFAEQKPDEKIIKNPSQTQLLNATKFSGRTAKKLGIGIFNGVANNTYGTLQDSTGHTRNILTSPLTNYNITVFDQFLPNNSFVTLINTNVTREGHYRDANVSGGLFRFNTKTNKYTISGKGVMSNIFNPGESTPYSGYQTHFEGGKNGGQFTYNVYHTINSDQFDPNDLGILNMRNNTEAGLVLHYRIFKPFWKVNNLNNTLRVVYQRMFNPNAFWNFGVYGNSNTTFTKHFFTCGIDYGIEPILTYDYYEARIQGRYYEFPINYNMGGFISSDYRKKFALDIRANYKYFIENLRTDNSISISPRYRVNDKLSFIYEVSNTLQDDNIGFVNYNYLTDTITFGRRNLQTVSNIFSGALKFNNKMAVTFRMRHYWSTAKYLQYYTLLSNGKLQVSNYSNNHDVNFNAFNIDVVYFWQFAPGSELNIVWKSALLSRVNQMEFDYYTNFRSSLNSPQDNLLSIKLLYYLDFNQVKKGFRKRTA from the coding sequence ATGCCATTAATTTCTCATACTCAGGTAAAGGAATTGAAAGCCATACGTATTTATAAAACTCCAAAAATTGATGGTTTAGATGCAGATAGTTGTTGGAATGGAGTAGATATTGCGAAAAATTTTATACAACGTGATTTGCACCCCGGAGTGGAATCGGAATTAGAAACGGAAGTAAAATTGGTTTATGATGATGATGCCATTTATATTTTTGCGAAATGTTTTGATACCTCAACGGATAGTATTTTAAAAGAATTAAGCGTTAGGGATAATGAAGCCAATGCCGAATTATTTGGTGTTTTTTTGGATACCTATAACGACGATATTAATGCCTTTGGTTTTTTTGTTACCTCAGCCGGCACCCAGATTGACGCACGTTATAGCGAGAACAATCAGGATTTTAATTGGAATGCTGTATGGTTAAGCGAGGTGAAAATTAACGGAAACGGATGGTATATTGAAATGAAAATTCCATATTCTGCTATTCGTTTTTCAGATAAAGAACAACAAACCTGGGGAATAAATTTTATAAGAAAAATAAGAAGAAAACGTGAAAATTCATTCTGGAATCCCATTGATCCGAAAATAGCGGCTTTGGTTAGACAATTTGGAGATTTAACCGGCATCGAAAATATTAAACCTCCTGTTCGTCTTTCCTTAACACCTTATGTTGCAGGAATTGCGAATCACTATCCTCATCAGGATAAGGACATTAAGGACTTCACTTATAATATGAGCGGTGGTATGGATGTAAAATACGGAATCAATGATGCGTTTACATTAGATATGACGCTGGTTCCGGATTTCAGTCAGGTGCAATCCGATAATCAAGTGCTCAATCTAACCCAATTTGAAGTACAGTTTCAGGAAAGAAGACCTTTTTTTACAGAAGGAACAGAATTGTTTAATAAAGGTGGGTTGTTTTATTCCAGAAGAGTTGGCGGTGTTCCTTATGATGCCGGCCGAATTTTTGCTGAACAAAAACCGGATGAAAAAATTATCAAAAATCCTTCTCAAACCCAATTGTTGAATGCCACAAAATTTTCGGGAAGAACAGCCAAAAAACTGGGGATAGGAATATTTAATGGGGTTGCGAATAACACCTATGGAACATTGCAAGACAGTACCGGACACACCCGTAATATATTAACATCACCACTTACCAATTATAACATCACAGTGTTTGATCAATTCTTGCCTAACAACTCTTTTGTTACGCTAATTAATACCAATGTAACACGCGAAGGGCATTACCGCGATGCCAATGTAAGTGGTGGTTTATTTCGCTTCAATACAAAAACCAACAAGTACACCATAAGCGGCAAAGGAGTTATGAGTAATATTTTTAATCCGGGAGAATCAACTCCTTATAGCGGTTATCAAACACATTTTGAAGGGGGAAAAAACGGAGGACAATTTACTTATAATGTTTATCACACCATAAATTCTGATCAATTTGATCCCAATGATTTAGGAATTCTTAATATGAGGAATAATACAGAAGCCGGGTTGGTGTTACATTACCGGATTTTTAAACCCTTTTGGAAAGTAAATAATTTAAACAATACCTTACGTGTAGTGTATCAACGCATGTTTAATCCAAATGCTTTTTGGAATTTTGGAGTGTACGGTAATAGCAATACTACTTTTACAAAACATTTTTTTACCTGCGGAATAGATTATGGTATTGAGCCCATACTAACCTATGATTATTATGAAGCACGTATTCAAGGGAGATATTATGAATTTCCGATCAATTATAATATGGGTGGATTTATTTCAAGTGACTATCGTAAAAAATTTGCCTTAGACATAAGAGCAAACTATAAATACTTTATTGAAAATTTACGTACGGATAATTCAATTTCTATTTCACCTCGTTATCGGGTAAACGACAAGCTTTCATTTATCTATGAGGTTTCGAACACGTTGCAAGATGACAACATTGGATTTGTTAATTACAATTACTTAACCGATACAATTACCTTTGGAAGAAGAAATCTGCAAACCGTTAGTAACATTTTCTCCGGGGCTTTAAAATTCAATAATAAAATGGCCGTTACTTTTAGAATGCGTCATTATTGGTCAACCGCTAAATATTTGCAGTATTATACTTTATTAAGTAATGGCAAATTACAAGTGAGCAATTATTCAAATAACCACGATGTAAATTTTAATGCGTTCAATATTGATGTGGTTTATTTCTGGCAATTTGCTCCCGGCAGTGAATTAAATATTGTTTGGAAAAGCGCTTTGTTGAGCAGGGTTAATCAAATGGAATTCGATTATTACACCAATTTTAGAAGTTCATTAAATTCGCCGCAGGATAATTTGTTATCAATAAAATTACTTTACTATTTAGATTTTAACCAGGTTAAAAAAGGATTCAGAAAAAGAACTGCATAA
- a CDS encoding T9SS type A sorting domain-containing protein produces MKKIYSTLFFLLSAILTHAQCMLVPISSNEKVNNSSLIIEGEVISKKAFWNTAHDYIYTSNLIRVDQILKGSVSQSFVEVITQGGIVESFKIEVEPALILSAEEHGVFMLNTSALPNQHGYNTYEAYGDPQGFIKFNVDGSANTPFKAYKQINVELKNELASLLNKSLADFKDLNPQSKFLGANQIMAMPVTAFSPNNITAGTASQLTITGTGFGATQGANFVQFRNADDGGATNITPHSTQYISWSNTQIVVQIPSRTTSTAGVMSGQAGSGTFTVNIGGTPNVSPSSLTVTYGHLNIFTTSTLTAQKIFDTRHHGLNGSGGMTWRMFTGFDSNTPAKNDFQTAFVTWRCNTYINWQIGATTAVNTIASDGTNVIRFDIGGELPGGVLGRCTSYFSGCFSGGTWRWHVTELDIVFDSGTNWQYGAGPVGGSQFDFESVVLHELGHGHQLSHVINNLGVMHYSIGGGQIKNTLNVNDIAGGNAVMTRNLSGAVCGNPIMVALTPGSCNLAAPVASFNVTSPVCTGQVINLNDNSANNPNQWLWTMTGGSPATATTQNATTSYATPGVKTITLQAINGIGSNVTTRTVNVISGPNVAVTSASVCSGSGGATLTASGANAYTWNPGGLTGSIQALNPGSTTNYTVTGTNGTCNNNGVGTLSVVNAPNIIAFQSSTAICVGETVTITIGGATSYTTNPGSITNTFVTVSPSTTTQYTITGSNGSVCQGTKTLDLVVNLCTSVSELNQLNDLQIYPNPAIDKLYLEFSVLFNGNIKIENILGQEIYSEKLNSTTKHEVSLQNMVQGIYFISVSDEKNNLRIIKVIKG; encoded by the coding sequence ATGAAAAAAATTTATTCTACCCTATTCTTTTTATTGAGCGCAATCTTAACACATGCTCAATGTATGTTAGTACCTATTTCATCAAACGAAAAGGTAAACAACAGTTCACTTATAATAGAAGGTGAAGTAATTTCTAAAAAAGCATTTTGGAATACAGCCCATGACTATATTTATACTTCAAATCTCATTCGGGTTGATCAAATTTTAAAAGGAAGCGTATCTCAATCTTTTGTAGAAGTGATTACGCAAGGTGGAATAGTTGAATCTTTTAAAATTGAAGTTGAGCCTGCCTTAATACTATCGGCTGAAGAGCATGGTGTGTTTATGTTGAATACTTCTGCCCTACCCAATCAGCATGGTTATAACACTTATGAAGCTTATGGCGATCCTCAGGGATTTATAAAATTTAATGTAGATGGTTCTGCTAACACTCCCTTTAAAGCATATAAGCAGATTAATGTTGAATTGAAAAATGAGTTGGCCTCATTATTAAATAAATCCTTAGCAGATTTTAAAGACTTAAATCCGCAATCTAAATTTTTAGGAGCTAACCAAATTATGGCTATGCCGGTAACTGCATTTTCGCCGAATAATATTACCGCCGGTACGGCAAGTCAGTTAACTATAACAGGCACAGGCTTTGGTGCAACTCAAGGCGCCAATTTTGTGCAATTCAGAAATGCGGATGATGGCGGTGCAACAAACATAACTCCGCACTCTACACAATATATATCTTGGAGCAATACACAAATAGTAGTGCAAATTCCTTCCCGAACTACGAGTACCGCCGGCGTTATGAGTGGTCAGGCTGGATCAGGAACCTTTACCGTAAATATTGGCGGTACACCAAACGTTAGCCCGTCTAGTTTAACCGTTACTTATGGGCATTTAAATATATTTACGACCAGCACACTAACTGCTCAAAAAATATTCGACACCCGTCATCATGGTTTAAATGGTTCTGGTGGAATGACCTGGAGAATGTTTACCGGATTTGACTCCAATACTCCGGCAAAAAATGATTTTCAAACCGCATTTGTTACCTGGAGATGTAATACCTATATCAATTGGCAAATTGGAGCAACCACTGCTGTGAATACAATAGCTTCTGATGGCACAAACGTAATACGTTTTGATATTGGAGGAGAATTACCGGGCGGCGTTTTAGGAAGATGTACTTCTTATTTCAGCGGTTGCTTTTCAGGTGGCACCTGGAGATGGCATGTAACTGAATTGGATATTGTATTTGACAGTGGAACAAACTGGCAATATGGAGCAGGACCCGTTGGTGGTTCTCAATTTGATTTTGAGTCGGTTGTTTTACACGAATTAGGACATGGTCATCAATTATCCCACGTTATTAATAACTTGGGAGTAATGCATTATTCTATTGGTGGTGGTCAAATAAAAAACACCTTAAATGTAAATGATATTGCCGGAGGAAATGCAGTAATGACTAGAAATTTATCCGGAGCAGTTTGCGGAAATCCAATCATGGTAGCATTAACACCGGGCAGTTGTAATTTGGCAGCACCGGTAGCATCATTTAATGTAACTTCTCCGGTTTGCACTGGACAAGTAATTAATTTAAATGATAATTCAGCTAACAATCCTAATCAATGGCTATGGACTATGACAGGAGGATCACCTGCAACAGCAACTACACAAAATGCAACCACCAGTTATGCTACTCCGGGTGTAAAAACTATCACCTTACAAGCTATTAACGGAATAGGCTCTAATGTAACAACAAGAACAGTAAATGTTATTTCCGGACCGAATGTAGCTGTTACATCTGCGTCCGTTTGCAGTGGAAGTGGCGGAGCTACCTTAACGGCTTCAGGTGCTAATGCATATACGTGGAATCCCGGTGGATTAACAGGAAGTATTCAAGCATTGAATCCGGGCTCAACCACCAACTATACGGTTACCGGAACCAATGGAACTTGTAATAATAATGGCGTTGGAACTTTAAGTGTTGTAAATGCTCCAAACATCATTGCTTTCCAATCTTCAACAGCAATTTGTGTTGGTGAAACAGTAACCATTACTATTGGAGGAGCAACCAGTTACACCACAAATCCCGGAAGCATAACAAACACTTTTGTTACTGTTTCCCCTTCTACAACTACGCAATATACCATTACCGGAAGTAACGGATCTGTTTGCCAAGGCACAAAAACATTAGATTTAGTTGTGAATTTGTGTACCTCTGTTTCTGAGTTAAATCAATTAAATGATTTACAAATTTACCCTAACCCCGCAATAGATAAATTATATCTTGAGTTTTCTGTTTTATTTAACGGAAATATTAAAATAGAAAATATTCTCGGACAAGAAATTTATTCTGAAAAATTAAATAGTACAACCAAACATGAGGTAAGTTTACAAAATATGGTTCAAGGGATTTATTTCATATCTGTTTCTGATGAAAAAAATAATCTAAGAATTATAAAAGTTATAAAAGGGTAA
- a CDS encoding SpoIIE family protein phosphatase, which yields MKIAVKLTITFFIVAITAMLVTGAISYYNARATLKEESFNKLIAVREMKASQLTAYFSQIRDQLIALAEDPFIAEAMNEFKKGYYNITEEIKKPGQLTASATHINEYIDSAFTPYLDQKGISVNPKSVFSRKPNTIILQDFYLASNPNELGKKHLMDTIPVKCTYNSAHIKYHPVIRSFLERFGYYDIFLIDVNGAVIYSVYKETDFASSLTDGPFVNTNLALCYKKALHIGNKNEAALVDFSEYLPSYNAHASFMGTPIYEKGKIIGVLVFQMPIDNINKIMTNDKEWEKVGLGKTGETYIVGENYTLRNQSRFLIEDSSNYFKMLKSIGTPRATISKIRTFNSSVGLQEVKTIGTDDALKGHSNNLLFKDYRGVPVLSAFKPLSIFGMNWVIMSEIDEDEAFSSTETLKMTIIKAFFVMLILMLIASVIVSRQITKPLKELKHDAVELSKGNLDVKININRSDEIGSLADSFRMMQASLSDLIHGLEDKVKERTKEVQSQNQIILHKQKEHIDSLNYAKRIQDTLLATDKFLNKYLPDHFLLFKPKDIVSGDFYWATKNEKYFYIAICDSTGHGVPGAFMSLLNMAFLNEAINMRHIEEPHEIMNFVRERLIANLSKDGRQDGMDGVLLRKNIKTGEYDYSAAHNAPVIISSNEIIECAADKMPIGKGVTDKAFTLHELQVKKGDVIVIYTDGYADQFGGPKGKKLMYKPLKEKLKLISELPLGDQKEKLDSFFEEWRGDQEQVDDICMLGVKV from the coding sequence ATGAAAATTGCCGTTAAACTAACCATTACCTTTTTTATAGTAGCCATTACGGCTATGTTGGTAACCGGCGCAATCAGTTATTATAATGCAAGAGCCACTTTAAAAGAAGAATCTTTTAATAAACTAATTGCCGTTCGTGAAATGAAGGCTAGTCAATTAACTGCCTATTTTTCGCAAATTCGCGATCAATTAATTGCTTTGGCAGAGGATCCTTTTATAGCCGAGGCCATGAATGAGTTTAAAAAAGGCTATTATAACATAACGGAAGAAATTAAAAAACCCGGACAATTAACGGCTTCGGCTACCCATATTAACGAGTATATTGATTCCGCATTTACGCCCTATCTTGATCAAAAAGGAATTTCGGTGAATCCAAAAAGTGTGTTCTCTCGTAAGCCCAATACTATTATTTTACAGGATTTTTACCTAGCCTCCAACCCCAATGAATTGGGGAAAAAACATTTAATGGATACCATACCCGTAAAGTGTACTTACAATTCGGCACATATTAAATACCATCCCGTTATTCGTAGTTTTTTAGAAAGATTTGGATATTACGACATTTTTTTAATTGATGTGAATGGCGCTGTAATTTATTCGGTTTATAAAGAAACTGATTTTGCATCTTCATTAACTGATGGACCTTTTGTAAATACCAATTTGGCGCTTTGTTATAAAAAGGCGCTGCACATTGGCAATAAAAATGAAGCCGCCTTGGTTGATTTTAGTGAGTACTTGCCCTCTTATAATGCACACGCCTCTTTTATGGGTACGCCAATATATGAAAAAGGTAAAATAATTGGTGTGCTTGTTTTTCAAATGCCGATTGATAATATTAATAAAATCATGACCAATGATAAAGAGTGGGAAAAAGTTGGGCTCGGAAAAACGGGTGAAACCTATATTGTAGGTGAAAATTACACACTCCGAAATCAATCGCGCTTTTTAATTGAAGACAGCAGCAATTATTTTAAAATGCTAAAAAGCATTGGCACACCACGCGCCACTATTAGTAAAATCCGAACTTTCAATTCTTCCGTAGGTTTGCAAGAAGTTAAAACAATTGGAACTGACGATGCCTTAAAAGGTCATTCTAATAATTTGTTGTTTAAAGATTATAGGGGTGTGCCGGTTTTATCCGCCTTTAAACCATTAAGTATTTTTGGGATGAATTGGGTAATTATGAGTGAAATTGATGAAGATGAAGCCTTTTCCTCAACCGAAACTTTAAAAATGACCATTATTAAAGCTTTTTTTGTCATGCTGATTTTAATGTTGATTGCCTCCGTGATTGTTAGTCGACAAATTACTAAGCCTTTAAAAGAACTAAAACACGATGCTGTTGAATTATCGAAAGGAAACTTGGATGTAAAAATAAATATTAATCGCAGTGATGAAATTGGTTCACTTGCGGATAGTTTTAGAATGATGCAAGCTTCTTTGAGTGATTTAATTCATGGGTTAGAAGATAAAGTAAAAGAAAGAACAAAAGAGGTTCAATCACAAAATCAAATTATTTTACACAAACAAAAAGAGCATATTGATAGTTTAAACTATGCGAAGCGTATTCAAGATACCTTATTAGCTACCGATAAATTTTTAAATAAATATTTACCCGATCACTTTTTATTATTTAAACCCAAGGATATTGTGAGTGGTGATTTTTATTGGGCTACCAAAAATGAAAAATATTTTTACATTGCCATTTGTGACAGTACGGGTCATGGTGTTCCGGGCGCATTTATGAGTTTACTCAATATGGCTTTTTTAAATGAAGCAATTAATATGCGTCACATTGAAGAACCACATGAAATTATGAATTTTGTGCGTGAAAGATTAATTGCCAATTTATCGAAAGATGGCAGGCAAGATGGAATGGACGGCGTATTATTACGCAAAAATATTAAAACCGGCGAATACGATTATTCGGCTGCACACAATGCCCCGGTAATAATTAGCAGCAATGAAATTATTGAATGTGCAGCCGACAAAATGCCGATTGGAAAAGGAGTGACTGATAAAGCCTTTACACTGCATGAACTCCAAGTGAAAAAAGGAGATGTAATTGTTATTTACACGGATGGTTATGCTGATCAGTTTGGTGGCCCAAAAGGGAAAAAATTAATGTACAAACCGCTCAAAGAAAAATTAAAATTAATTAGCGAATTGCCTTTGGGAGATCAAAAAGAAAAACTGGATTCCTTTTTCGAAGAATGGAGAGGTGATCAGGAACAGGTGGATGATATTTGTATGTTGGGAGTAAAAGTTTAA